The DNA region CCGTACCGTCGCTATTCCCTTaggtgttgggaatttcatgcaaaagTGAGGGGTTGACACCACCACTCTAAGCCGATTTAGCGTAGTCCTGCCAATCAAGGCATTATACGCCGATCCGACATCGATGATGATAAAGTcgatgctcagagttttggaaTTTTCCCCTTTTCGAAGGTCGTGTGGAGGGGGATGTATCCCAGTGGCTTTATTGGCATGTTTCTTAGTCCATACAGGGTGTCCGGGTAAGCTTTTAGCTCCCTTTCATCCAACCCTAACTTGTCGAATGCGGACTTAAAGAGGATGTCAGCCGAACTCCCTTGGTCCACCAAGGTTCTGTGGAGGTTGGCATTCGCCAAGATCATGGTTATTACCACCGGGTCGTCATGCCCGGGCATGATTCCTTGCCCATCCTCTTTGGTGAACGAGATGGTTGGAAGATCGGGAGTTTCGTTCTCGACTTGATAAACTCGCTTTAGGTGTCTTTTGCAAGATGACTTAGTGAGTCCCCCTCCCACAAATCCTCCAGAGATCATATGTATGTGTCTCTCGGGGGTTTGTGGCGGTGGGTCTCTTCTGTCCtcatcatctcgctttctttttccatgattgtccgacctttccatgagatatctatcaagtcgGCCTTCCCTGGCCAacctttctatcacatttttaaggtcataGCAATCATTTGTTGAGTGGCCATACAtcttatggtactcgcagtagtCGCCGCGGCTTCCTCCCTTTTTGTTTTTGATGGGTCTAGGGGGCGGCAATCTTTCAGTATTACAGATTTCTCTGTATACGTCTACTATGAAAACTTCTAGAGGAGTATAGAAGTGATATCTCCTCGACCTATCGGGACCgacctcctcttttttcttgggctccctttctttctcttttgttgaGTGAGGGGGCCCTGTCGCCAGCTTGGCTCCCGTAATCTggcattctcctccatgttgatgtacttttctgctctcTCTTGTACATCGTTCAAAGAGGTGTggtgcctttttgatatggactgagaGAATGGGCCCTCTCTAAGTCCATTTACTAACCCCATGATAACTGTCTCTGTGGACaagtcttgaatctccaaacacgctttgttgaacctttccatgtagtctcgtagaggttctccgacctcctgctttaCTCTCAGGAGGCTCGGTGCGTGCTTTACTTTATCCTTCTAGATGAAGAACCTCATTAAGAACTTTCTCGAGAAGTCCTCAAAGCTGGTAACCGACCTTGgagggaggctatcgaaccacttcatcgctgcttttgacagggtggtcgggaaagctttgcagcgagttgcatcagaagcatcagccatatacatccgacttttaaaattgCTTAAATGATGATTCGGAtctgtggttccgtcatagaggttcatatcagggcttttgaagttttttggaacttttgccctcattatatcCTCACTGAACGGAACTCTCCTCCCAGGGGTGACTCTTCTCGGTCGCCACGGGAGTTCCGACTTCTAAGGGAAGATTCTAGCTCCAAGAGTTtttcttctaactcttttcgtcgctctaTCTCTTTCCTGAGATTTTGCTCTGCCTCTCGTTGTCGTTCTAATTCATGTTCCAACTGTTCCAAACGACCTTGGTGACCATGGACCAACCCCATTAGCTCGGCTGCATGGGGTGACCCTTTCTTTATTGATTCTCGTACTTCCGAGGAGTTTACCTTTGGGTTTTTAAACCCAGAGGTGCCTTCTCTATGCTGGTCGTTGGCTCCCTGGTGAAGAGTCAGGTCTGCGTCGTTGTTTCCGGTATCTAAATTTTCTTGTTCGGAATCAAACGCTGTATGACCATCCTCTGGTGAGTTGTCCGCCATTACTGGTTGATCtttcgggtccccggcaacggcgccaatgttacgatgggtaaccggagattaatgggttggattcattaggttggcccaatcgtctgaggagGGAAGCCTTTGAATGGGTTCGCACCTTTGGGGCCTCTGTCCGACTTGTGAGTGTGAGTGAAATGGGAgtggtacctacaaagacactccgatgtctAAGTCAGTAAGGGtgtaagcaggtctagagagtattgggacttagagatacctgaagagtgtcagtatatttatagtggtAAACCAATAACAATCGTTGGAGTaattccaccttttaaggtggataatcgttcctttatcttaggaaagttgagatatggctcctggaagtgggttgagagattttaggaacAATTATTTTAGCATTATCTGCCTGCTAATCCTCGTTTCCGACTtccttagagcaagtcgtggcgAGAACCGACTTCTCAGGGAAAGGTCGGTGTAATGTGAAGCTCAACCTTATGGGTTGGGCCTTTCGTTTGGTCCTGGGCCTaacgttgggccagggtatgaacaatattttttttattttatttttggttggaTTGGAAAGCGTATTTCATTCATTGATAATACAATAGTACATCAGAAGTTATATTGCTAGCATTTTGGTTTGTTTTCCATATATATTGCTAGCTTGTTACAATATGTCGTTGGACACTTTAACACACTGATTTTCTTGTCGCTGGCAAGCGCGgagacaaacagaaaagcaagTTATCCGAAATTATTCAGCCCTTCTTTGGCATTGCTGCAAGCCTGGTGTACATTCTGGCCATTGATTGGTACCCTCTAACATCACCGGAGCGCAAAAGATTACCTGTAATGCCAAAGAGAAATAAGTTGGGGATCGAAAAGGGATTCAAATTGTGGGTTTAGGAACTACAAATTAATTTGATGCTTTAAGCACAGTTCTATAATGAATAACAAAAATCTAAAAACATACATTTCATTTCAAAAGAAAACGCAGCTGGAGACTGAAGACAAATGGACCTCATTCAGTTAAACACTTGATTCTACTACGCCACTACCTCACCTATTGGCTATTGCCATTGTCTCATGCAATTATACTTAATTGGCATACATATTGCATTTTCTCATTCGTCAAATCCAACTTTAATATGTGATCTCCCGTCATCAGGATCTTATACTACAGATGTGCATCTATAAATTTAAAAGTCTTCTTTCAGTTATTTTTAATGAGAATAGAACTTCCTTTTGATTCCATGAAACGAGAGACAAACCAAAAAGGGTAAACAATAAGTGGAGAAAATCAGTCAACCTGAATCACAATTCAGTGGGCTGTCGGGTTCTGGATGTGCCATCAAAGCAATTATAGCCCTACATACAGACTGAAGTGTCCAAGCCGGGCTCCAAGCATTTTTCAAGATATCCAAACAAATCTCCCCCGTCTGGAAGTTTAATAACACGTTTAAGTAATACTCATGATAAAAATGTAAggaaaatcaaatctaataaaGAATTGCGATCGAACTTGTATATCAAACAAAAGGAAAACAAGAATCTTCCTTTTTATCTTTTGGTTTTCCAAGGGTATCCACCCGCCACACGTGGTGACTAATCCGTTCGTGGCAGGTCATCCATTTAAAGGCCAACAGCTGGCCCCAGGATGTTTTCCATGTCCAGGTGGGATTCAAACTCCCGACCTCTTAGTTAAGGGACCAGATGATGAGCCACCATGCGACATCCACGCAGTTAAACAAGAAACATTAATAACTAGGCaatgaaattaaattcaataatagcTTCTAAAACACTCTATCGTAATAGTAATTAGTGATCATAAGGCTTAACCATCATCTTTGCCTCCCATAAAAGTATTTAATTCCTATTGGTCTTGCTCCCACAGGGACTGAGACAACTGAGACCCAAGAGCAAACTAAAGTAGGTAAGTTAAGACAACCAAGATTACGGGAACATAAGTTGCAAGTAACATAAAAGAGCACTAAACTATTGCGATCTTAGATGTGTCAaagctttttttattttcaaactgATGGTTCATGGTGAGGACAAACAAGGTATCCAACCCCATTCATGCTCCAAGCAAACAACTACACCATTTTTTAATTTCCACTTGAATTTGAAgggaaaaaactcaaaaaaaccaTCTATGTAATAAATCAGGAAAATGCCTTTTTACTCagaaatcatataatataaatgCAATATAAGTGAAAAAGTATAAGCACAAAACAAGGCAATAATTACTTAGGATTAATCCATCTTACCTTGAAGTGCACGTTTGGGTGAAATATTTTAGTCAGAAACCTGACTTGGGGGGGCTGTAGAGGATACTGCTCTGGAACCGAAAATGCAAGTTGGAAGACACCCCCCTCAAAAGGAGTCTCCGAGGGTCCCTAATACAAAAAAGAATAA from Arachis hypogaea cultivar Tifrunner chromosome 10, arahy.Tifrunner.gnm2.J5K5, whole genome shotgun sequence includes:
- the LOC112716151 gene encoding protein PEROXIN-4, which gives rise to MQASRARLFKEYKEVQREKSADPDIQLVCDDSNIFKWTALIKGPSETPFEGGVFQLAFSVPEQYPLQPPQVRFLTKIFHPNVHFKTGEICLDILKNAWSPAWTLQSVCRAIIALMAHPEPDSPLNCDSGNLLRSGDVRGYQSMARMYTRLAAMPKKG